A region from the Lycium barbarum isolate Lr01 chromosome 8, ASM1917538v2, whole genome shotgun sequence genome encodes:
- the LOC132606697 gene encoding protein SCARECROW-like: protein MAKAFPLNGENCPDTTGEDEKLQATSKVLNNVHCDKGKMVRKRAASDMEIQAGEEHRYLRRPATIAGYHSTQLGGDLRVCGTTSNFGGHNINSIPTTTHHVSNYSTMQMLTSKGPDYTSFSNSIPNLTNYTDASQNQNNNNNNQSPSVCVFSGLPLFPPDRNRQNSGLLLQQPAAVVSSPLTTGRIESMDDNTSATAWIDGIIKDLINSSAQVSVPQLIQNVREIIHPCNPYLASLLEYRLRSLTSNNNANGGGADQNDPMECWRRKEPLSQIANLQQAQNNPNLLQQNMLSIPDSSNNQYLNWEIALPASHNAPLAASLGGNNPTATDLSFVTPPILSPQVQQQQQQQQQQQQQQESPQHQPVVDLEQQKQQQSSNSLSPTSVADSTAKTKTTTPAPVPVTTYREKKEEERQQKRDQEGLHLLTLLLQCAEAVSADNLEEANKMLLEVSELSTPFGTSAQRVAAYFSDAMSARLLNSCLGIYAALPLTSVPVLYTQKMASAFQVFNGISPFIKFSHFTANQAIQEAFEREDRVHIIDLDIMQGLQWPGLFHILASRPGGPPFVRLTGLGTSMDALEATGKRLSDFAERLGLPFEFLPVADKVGNLDAEKLNVSKREAVAVHWLQHSLYDVTGSDSNTLSLLQRLAPKVVTVVEQDLSHAGSFLGRFVEAIHYYSALFDSLGACYGEESEERHVVEQQLLSKEIRNVLAVGGPSRSGEVKFNNWREKLQQSGFRCLSLAGNAAAQATLLLGMFPSHGYTLVEDNGTLKLGWKDLCLFSASAWRPSPLHAASGARHFSRTNVD, encoded by the exons ATGGCAAAAGCTTTTCCTCTGAACGGTGAGAACTGCCCTGACACTACCGGTGAGGACGAGAAGTTGCAGGCCACCAGCAAGGTACTCAATAACGTGCACTGTGACAAGGGAAAAATGGTCAGAAAGAGAGCTGCCTCCGACATGGAGATCCAGGCCGGCGAAGAACATAGATATCTTCGCCGGCCTGCTACCATAGCTGGGTATCATTCGACCCAGCTTGGTGGTGATTTAAGGGTTTGTGGTACTACTAGTAATTTTGGTGGTCACAATATCAACAGTATCCCAACAACGACTCACCACGTCTCCAACTACTCCACTATGCAAATGTTGACGTCAAAAGGGCCTGATTACACCAGCTTTTCTAATTCTATCCCAAACCTGACCAATTACACTGATGCATCCCAAAACcagaacaacaacaataataatcaaTCCCCATCTGTTTGTGTTTTCTCCGGTTTGCCTCTCTTTCCTCCTGATAGAAACCGCCAAAACAGCGGTTTACTACTCCAGCAACCAGCAGCAGTTGTTTCTTCCCCTCTTACAACTGGAAGAATCGAATCCATGGATGACAACACGTCAGCAACGGCATGGATTGATGGTATTATAAAGGATTTAATCAACAGTTCTGCTCAAGTTTCCGTACCCCAACTCATCCAGAATGTTAGGGAGATAATCCACCCTTGCAATCCATATCTCGCCTCCCTCTTGGAGTACAGGCTTCGCTCTCTCACTAGTAATAATAATGCTAATGGTGGTGGCGCTGATCAAAATGACCCCATGGAATGCTGGAGAAGAAAAGAACCGTTGTCACAGATTGCGAATTTACAACAGGCCCAAAACAATCCCAATTTATTGCAGCAGAATATGTTGTCCATTCCGGATTCCTCAAATAATCAGTACTTAAACTGGGAAATCGCTTTGCCTGCCAGCCACAACGCTCCGTTGGCGGCCTCTCTGGGCGGCAATAATCCCACTGCAACAGATCTTTCTTTTGTTACGCCTCCCATTCTTTCTCCTCAAGTgcagcagcagcaacagcaacaacaacaacaacagcagcagcaagAATCTCCTCAGCATCAGCCCGTAGTAGATTTAGAACAACAGAAGCAGCAGCAATCTTCTAATTCTCTATCTCCGACCTCAGTGGCTGATAGCACTGCCAAAACAAAAACTACAACACCTGCTCCTGTCCCGGTCACTACATACAGAGAGAAAAAGGAAGAAGAGCGACAACAGAAGAGGGATCAAGAAGGATTGCACCTTTTGACCTTACTCTTACAATGTGCTGAAGCTGTATCCGCTGATAATTTAGAGGAAGCAAATAAAATGCTATTAGAAGTTTCAGAACTCTCGACTCCGTTTGGCACATCTGCACAGCGTGTCGCTGCGTATTTCTCCGATGCCATGTCAGCAAGGCTGTTGAATTCATGCTTAGGAATATACGCAGCGCTACCACTGACGAGCGTCCCCGTGCTTTACACCCAAAAGATGGCCTCCGCCTTCCAGGTGTTTAACGGGATCAGTCCATTCATAAAATTCTCTCATTTTACAGCCAATCAGGCTATACAAGAAGCTTTCGAGAGAGAAGACCGGGTGCACATTATAGACCTTGATATAATGCAAGGTCTACAATGGCCCGGTCTTTTTCATATCTTGGCTTCCAGGCCCGGTGGGCCTCCTTTCGTTCGGCTCACCGGGCTTGGAACCTCTATGGATGCTCTTGAGGCTACCGGCAAACGATTGTCGGATTTTGCTGAGAGATTAGGACTTCCTTTTGAGTTTTTACCTGTTGCGGATAAAGTTGGGAATTTGGATGCTGAGAAATTGAATGTGAGCAAGAGAGAAgctgttgcggttcattggttgCAACATTCCCTGTATGATGTTACTGGCAGCGACTCTAATACCCTCTCCCTCTTGCAAAG GTTGGCTCCAAAGGTGGTGACAGTAGTAGAACAGGACCTGAGCCACGCGGGTTCATTCCTGGGGAGGTTCGTGGAAGCAATACATTACTACTCAGCTCTATTTGACTCACTGGGCGCGTGCTATGGGGAAGAGAGCGAGGAAAGACACGTCGTGGAGCAACAGCTCTTGTCAAAAGAGATACGAAATGTGTTAGCTGTTGGAGGTCCTTCGAGAAGTGGTGAGGTGAAGTTCAACAACTGGAGAGAAAAGCTTCAACAATCTGGCTTTAGGTGTTTATCTCTTGCAGGTAATGCTGCAGCACAAGCTACACTTTTGCTTGGAATGTTCCCATCTCATGGATACACTTTGGTTGAGGATAATGGAACTCTTAAGCTTGGTTGGAAAGATCTTTGCTTGTTTAGTGCTTCTGCATGGAGGCCTAGTCCCTTGCATGCTGCATCCGGTGCTCGTCACTTTTCTCGTACCAATGTGGATTAG